In one Pseudothermotoga sp. genomic region, the following are encoded:
- a CDS encoding OsmC family protein, translating into MRTEWLGKMAFLAYTDSNRQILMDAKKENGGLSAGPSPMELVLAALTGCTGIDVISILSKMKVIDEVESFRMEVSADRAQDHPKVYTKIHLKYIFKFKNQPLKEQVEKAVQLSQEKYCSVSGMLKKSADLTYEIIYE; encoded by the coding sequence TTGAGAACAGAATGGCTTGGTAAGATGGCATTTCTTGCTTACACAGATTCAAACAGGCAAATTTTGATGGATGCGAAGAAAGAAAACGGAGGCTTATCCGCAGGACCAAGTCCGATGGAACTCGTACTCGCAGCACTCACAGGTTGTACCGGTATTGATGTGATCTCGATACTTTCCAAAATGAAAGTGATCGACGAGGTGGAAAGTTTTAGAATGGAAGTTTCAGCGGATCGCGCGCAAGATCATCCAAAAGTGTACACGAAGATCCATTTGAAGTATATCTTCAAATTCAAAAACCAACCACTCAAAGAACAGGTTGAAAAGGCTGTCCAGCTTTCACAGGAGAAGTATTGTAGCGTCTCTGGTATGTTGAAAAAATCCGCAGATCTAACTTACGAGATCATCTATGAATGA